One genomic segment of Hordeum vulgare subsp. vulgare chromosome 2H, MorexV3_pseudomolecules_assembly, whole genome shotgun sequence includes these proteins:
- the LOC123430545 gene encoding uncharacterized protein LOC123430545 — protein MDEDRFRSCSSKTARRRLRNLLVLAADYLKYLFMSRRRLLRRVARRTHAVLSSYHGKSNKCLPPYCPPRALMEHEFSCSDSPSPAFLAAKRLQSRLKRGAAAGAAVSSCFGATVGASYGSPPATEEDGVVEEEDDADVWECYGLEPDVDYRAEEFITMFYEQLRAQNIPPVLQRSP, from the coding sequence ATGGACGAGGATCGATTCCGGAGCTGCAGCTCGAAGACAGCCAGGCGTCGTCTGCGCAACCTCCTCGTCCTCGCCGCAGATTACCTCAAGTACCTCTTCATGAGCCGGCGCCGACTCCTCCGCAGGGTGGCGAGGCGCACCCACGCCGTCCTGTCCTCCTACCACGGCAAGAGCAACAAGTGTCTGCCGCCATACTGTCCTCCTCGGGCGTTAATGGAGCACGAGTTTTCGTGCAGCGACAGCCCTAGCCCCGCGTTCCTCGCGGCCAAGAGGCTCCAGTCACGGCTGAAGCGGGGTGCCGCCGCCGGCGCTGCCGTCTCTTCGTGCTTTGGCGCCACCGTTGGGGCCTCGTACGGGTCGCCGCCAGCGACAGAGGAGGACGGCGTGgttgaggaggaagatgacgctGATGTGTGGGAATGCTACGGGCTTGAGCCTGACGTGGACTACAGGGCGGAGGAGTTCATCACAATGTTCTATGAGCAGCTCAGAGCGCAGAACATTCCTCCGGTTTTGCAGCGCTCGCCGTGA